A window of the Yersinia rochesterensis genome harbors these coding sequences:
- a CDS encoding glutathione S-transferase family protein, translating to MVIVHHLNNSRSQRILWMLEELQVPYELKRYQRDPSSLLAPPELKKIHPLGKSPVITDGDLTLAESGAIIEYLQETYDAQGLFKPTGHYDRQQFRYWMHYAEGSLMPLLVMKLIFSRFGGPPVPWIIRPVAKALGDGVQKSYLNKQIATHRDYLEQHLAKNQWFAGSDFSAADIQMSFPIEAINTRNGLEGLPKLQNFLVRIHQRPAYQQAIEKGGAFKLENG from the coding sequence TGTGGATGCTGGAAGAGTTACAAGTTCCCTACGAGTTGAAGCGCTATCAGCGCGACCCCAGCAGCTTGTTGGCACCACCGGAGTTGAAAAAAATCCACCCGTTGGGGAAATCGCCAGTGATTACTGATGGCGACCTGACACTGGCGGAATCAGGAGCCATTATCGAGTATCTACAGGAAACCTATGATGCACAGGGCTTGTTTAAGCCCACTGGCCATTATGATCGCCAACAATTCCGTTATTGGATGCATTATGCTGAAGGGTCATTGATGCCGTTGCTGGTGATGAAGCTTATTTTCAGCCGCTTCGGTGGGCCGCCAGTGCCGTGGATTATTCGCCCGGTAGCCAAGGCATTGGGTGATGGGGTACAAAAAAGTTATTTGAATAAGCAAATAGCCACTCATCGCGATTATCTGGAACAACATTTAGCAAAGAATCAATGGTTTGCCGGCAGTGATTTCAGTGCCGCAGATATTCAAATGAGTTTTCCTATCGAGGCAATCAACACCCGTAATGGGCTTGAGGGCTTGCCAAAACTGCAAAATTTCTTGGTGCGTATCCATCAGCGCCCGGCTTATCAGCAGGCGATTGAAAAGGGCGGCGCTTTCAAATTAGAAAATGGATAA
- a CDS encoding NCS2 family permease, with product MSSTNPQGNQAVKPKGSLDAFFKLSERGSNVRQEVLAGLTTFLAMVYSVIVVPSMLGKAGFPPTAVFVATCLVAGLGSLLMGLWANLPMAIGCAISLTAFTAFSLVLGQHISIPVALGAVFLMGVLFTIISVTGIRSWILRNLPMGVAHGTGIGIGLFLLLIAANGVGLVIKNPIEGLPVALGAFTSFPVIMTLLGLAVIFGLEKLRVPGGILLVIIAISIIGLIFDPSVTYQGLFAMPSLADANGNSLIFSLDIMGALNPVVLPSVLALVMTAVFDATGTIRAVAGQANLLDKDGQIISGGKALTSDSVSSIFAGLVGAAPAAVYIESAAGTAAGGKTGMTATVVGILFLFMLFLSPLSYLVPAYATAPALMYVGLLMLSNVAKLDFEDFVDAMSGLLCAVFIVLTCNIVTGIMLGFSSLVIGRIFSGEWRKLNLGTVIIAVALVAFYAGGWAI from the coding sequence ATGTCTAGCACCAATCCTCAGGGGAACCAGGCAGTCAAGCCAAAAGGTTCGCTTGATGCGTTTTTCAAGCTTAGTGAACGTGGCAGTAATGTACGCCAGGAAGTGCTGGCTGGCCTGACGACTTTTCTTGCCATGGTTTATTCGGTCATTGTTGTGCCGAGTATGTTAGGTAAAGCGGGCTTCCCCCCAACCGCAGTGTTTGTTGCTACCTGTCTGGTTGCTGGCTTGGGTTCTTTGTTGATGGGGTTGTGGGCGAATTTGCCAATGGCCATTGGCTGCGCCATCTCATTGACGGCGTTTACAGCATTTAGCTTGGTATTGGGCCAGCATATCAGTATTCCTGTCGCCTTGGGCGCGGTATTCCTGATGGGCGTGCTGTTTACTATTATCTCCGTCACCGGTATCCGCTCGTGGATATTGCGTAACTTGCCGATGGGCGTAGCACACGGTACCGGCATTGGTATTGGTTTGTTTTTGCTGCTCATTGCCGCGAATGGTGTCGGCTTGGTAATCAAAAACCCGATTGAAGGTTTGCCAGTCGCGCTGGGCGCTTTTACTTCTTTCCCGGTTATTATGACGTTATTGGGCTTGGCGGTGATTTTCGGGCTGGAAAAACTGCGGGTACCGGGTGGTATTCTGTTGGTGATTATTGCCATCTCAATTATCGGCCTGATTTTTGACCCAAGTGTGACTTACCAAGGGCTGTTTGCCATGCCAAGCCTGGCAGATGCTAACGGTAACTCATTGATTTTCAGTCTTGATATCATGGGCGCACTGAATCCTGTGGTGCTGCCAAGTGTGTTGGCGTTGGTGATGACGGCAGTCTTTGATGCTACCGGCACCATTCGCGCGGTAGCTGGGCAAGCCAACTTGCTGGATAAAGACGGCCAGATTATCAGTGGCGGCAAAGCGCTGACCTCTGACTCGGTCAGCAGCATCTTCGCCGGTTTGGTCGGCGCGGCACCAGCGGCAGTTTACATTGAATCCGCTGCTGGCACGGCGGCTGGCGGCAAAACCGGTATGACGGCCACTGTCGTCGGTATTTTGTTCCTGTTTATGCTGTTCCTTTCTCCGCTTTCCTATTTGGTTCCGGCATATGCGACGGCACCTGCGCTGATGTATGTCGGTTTGTTGATGTTGAGCAATGTCGCTAAATTGGATTTCGAAGATTTCGTTGATGCAATGTCCGGCCTACTCTGCGCGGTGTTTATCGTGCTGACTTGTAATATCGTCACCGGTATTATGCTGGGCTTCAGTTCACTGGTGATTGGCCGCATTTTCTCTGGTGAATGGCGTAAATTGAACCTCGGCACCGTGATTATCGCGGTTGCGCTGGTGGCATTCTATGCTGGTGGCTGGGCAATCTAA